The Triticum dicoccoides isolate Atlit2015 ecotype Zavitan chromosome 6A, WEW_v2.0, whole genome shotgun sequence genome has a window encoding:
- the LOC119317053 gene encoding uncharacterized protein LOC119317053, with protein MAGASSWSSSCSCTSSLGSLDDDDVFCVVKPGSPGAAAEGSVKFLCSYGGMILPRHPDGALRYVGGNNRVLSVDRSLQFHELQRKLTDMCGWEALSLRCQLPTEDLDALVSVTTNDDLGHLLEEYDAASRDRLQPLKIRAFLFPRAKTPPLSPSTPSSRPTPAYVRHHHQHHTARPPPARGHSGHRRPHQLLLLHNGSWLQ; from the exons ATGGCGGGCGCgtcctcgtggtcgtcgtcctgctCGTGCACGTCGTCGCTCGGCTCCTTGGATGACGACGACGTGTTCTGCGTCGTGAAGCCGGGTTCCCCCGGGGCAGCTGCAGAGGGCAGCGTCAAGTTCCTGTGCAGCTACGGGGGCATGATCCTTCCACGCCACCCCGACGGCGCGCTCCGCTACGTCGGCGGCAACAACCGCGTCCTCTCCGTCGACCGCTCCCTTCAATTTCACG AGCTGCAACGGAAGCTGACGGACATGTGCGGATGGGAGGCGTTGAGCCTGCGATGCCAGCTGCCGACGGAGGACCTGGACGCGCTCGTCTCCGTCACGACCAACGACGACCTCGGCCACCTGCTGGAGGAGTACGACGCCGCCAGCAGGGACCGGCTCCAGCCGCTCAAGATAAGGGCGTTCCTGTTCCCAAGGGCCAAAACGCCGCCGCTCTCGCCGTCCACCCCGTCGTCCAGGCCAACGCCGGCGTAcgtccgccaccaccaccagcaccacaCGGCTCGCCCCCCTCCGGCTCGTGGGCATTCGGGCCACCGGCGCCCACACCAGCTCCTGCTCCTCCACAACGGCAGTTGGTTGCAATAA